Proteins from one Malassezia vespertilionis chromosome 2, complete sequence genomic window:
- a CDS encoding uncharacterized protein (BUSCO:EOG09265RGI; COG:S; EggNog:ENOG503P6Z3), whose amino-acid sequence MSAGDVEEPCASPAFVNPYEGNRNLTPNEQVLLGEYVRLAQTMRRQVAALSTQLSASTTHASVLNDLRVVERKMGLVLTLFKASVWAIVMQQNDAQEEEMEEIEEQYAQLGIPEEDEELLEDL is encoded by the exons ATGAGCGCGGGCGACGTCGAGGAGCCGTGCGCTTCTCCCGCGTTTGTGAACCCTTACGAAGGGAATAGAAATTTGACGCCGAATGAGCAAGTGCTTCTCGGTGAATATGTGCGTCTCGCACAAACGATGCGCCGG CAGGTCGCAGCGCTAAGCACACAGCTGAGTGCGAGCACAACGCATGCATCCGTGCTGAACGATCTTCGTGTAGTGGAGCGCAAGATGGGCCTGGTGCTCACATTATTCAAGGCGAGTGTTTGGGCGATCGTGATGCAACAGAACGACGCGCAGGAAGAGGAGATGGAGGAAATTGAGGAGCAGTACGCGCAGCTCGGTATACccgaggaggacgaggaaCTACTTGAGGACCTGTGA
- a CDS encoding uncharacterized protein (EggNog:ENOG503NWMA; COG:S) encodes MSGAQGSPQYSETLESHDDAFSRLMGLIPARFYVSRSDAEVRVIASKYEKNKRTKSQKQKEAEERKAMTKASRRAKLDPDRVKSVQEVQEERKQDASLNPDDDENDDEVEDSDDMDGDYEDMDDDHLSDTEPKPALAPAAPDTKPLAARRVSIAELRERLHNKIEQLHQKRNPQGASSDASAPLSTKQDLLEERRRQRGEMRDRRRRERKESRRQSKLGTKPDTKPSISNAKRQTGLLVEDTKTSAPKLDNADVGNVAFSQVSFDTDVARKNKFALPSDPKSALSTLEARKRRAEAKIQKQVERGQDGAQARESLQESQRWGKALAAAEGVRIRDNEHFLKQTIKRREKTKAKSTKAWNDRRHAEQEAQAAKQKKRMENITNRHNPKGKGKKAAPSKARPGFEGAQRSFGARKTKR; translated from the exons ATGAGCGGTGCGCAGGGCAGTCCGCAGTATAGC GAGACATTAGAGTCGCATGATGATGCGTTTTCCCGACTCATGGGCCTGATTCCTGCGCGGTTCTATGTCTCACGCAGTGATGCAGAAGTGCGCGTGATTGCGTCCAAGTACGAGAAGAACAAGCGCACCAAGAGCCAGAAGCAGAAAGAAGCAGAGGAACGTAAAGCAATGACAAAGGCGTCACGACGTGCAAAGCTTGATCCGGATAGGGTGAAATCCGTACAGGAAGTGCAAGAGGAGCGAAAACAGGATGCGTCGCTCAACCCGGACGACGATGAAAATGACGATGAGGTCGAGGACAGTGACGACATGGATGGCGATTACGAAGACATGGATGATGACCATCTCAGCGATACGGAACCCAAGCCAGCACTTGCACCAGCTGCACCCGATACCAAACCGCTCGCCGCACGTCGCGTCTCCATTGCAGAACTGCGTGAGCGCCTCCATAACAAAATTGAACAGCTGCACCAAAAGCGCAATCCCCAGGGCGCTAGCAGCGATGcatccgcgccgctcagCACGAAACAGGATCTCTTGGAGGAGCGGCGTCgccagcgcggcgaaaTGCGCGatcgccggcgccgcgagcgaAAAGAATCACGGCGACAAAGCAAACTTGGCACGAAGCCCGACACCAAACCCAGCATCTCCAACGCTAAACGACAGACAGGGCTACTTGTCGAGGATACCAAGACCAGTGCTCCCAAACTGGACAACGCCGATGTAGGCAACGTGGCTTTCAGCCAAGTATCCTTCGATACAGATGTGGCGCGGAAAAACAAATTTGCGCTTCCCAGCGACCCCAAATCCGCACTGTCTACGCTCGAAGcacgcaagcgacgcgccgaggcCAAGATTCAGAAACAAGTGGAGCGTGGCCAGGACGGggcccaagcgcgcgaatCACTGCAGGAGTCGCAGCGCTGGGGCAAGGCACTGGCTGCTGCAGAAGGCGTGCGCATCCGCGATAATGAGCACTTTTTAAAACAAACTATCAAACGCCGCGAAAAGACAAAGGCAAAGAGCACAAAAGCATG GAACGACCGGCGCCACGCAGAGCAAGAGGCACAGGCGGCGAAACAGAAGAAGCGTATGGAAAACATCACCAACCGCCACAATCCCAAAGGGAAAGGCAAGAAagccgcgccgtccaagGCCCGTCCTGGATTCgaaggcgcgcagcgctcgtttggcgcgcgcaaaacgaAGCGGTAG
- the RSA4 gene encoding ribosome assembly (COG:S; EggNog:ENOG503NV28), producing MATQVPKLSAKRQRLALQAEQRENEELAESGQLNATMSSVLVQFRSGQDDRYLGSTLSLPAGAGQAEMGNIVNQLREASKEKKEDEDDDEIQYTFHVLLPPSPENPSQPTRINITKNLHEDVLISSIAKKLGVSAEDSLTVVFEPQAVFRVRAVHRCSSTMSGHASPILCCSFSPTGQLLATGAGDRTCRLWDMDAEMPLHTLHGHAGWVLCAEWEGRERRLATGGMDGQVWVWDALNPSFPGRKGWGARSGKQVDEEREFQGESGRMSVAERRAARHASPPGHLLRGHTKWITSLAWEPVHKNAHAPRLASSSKDGTVRVWNVEKRMVDFVLGGHTASVNAVRWGGEGALYTASSDRTVKVWNADDGRLIRTLNDHAHWVNTLAISTDYYLRTGPYDPQDVYVKEMLARHRARPEDSAGAEAADREEDRLAQSSALQRYLDATGHETRPELVVSGSDDHTLFLWPPQIGGAAPSPKKPLMRLTGHQKTVNHVSFSPDGRFIASASFDNSVKLWDGRTGKFVANLRGHVASVYRLAWSSDSRMLVSASKDSTLKLWNLRTYKIRIDLPGHDDEVYCVDFVADKVASGGRDRTVKIWRH from the coding sequence ATGGCGACGCAGGTGCCGAAGCTGTCTGCAAAGCGGCAACGCCTTGCCTTGCAGgcagagcagcgcgagaatGAAGAGCTCGCCGAGAGCGGCCAGCTGAATGCGACCATGTCGTCTGTGTTAGTCCAATTTCGTTCTGGACAAGACGATCGCTACCTGGGCTCGACGCTCAGTCTTCCTGCTGGCGCAGGCCAAGCAGAAATGGGCAACATTGTAAaccagctgcgcgaagcaTCCAAGGAAAAAAAGGAAGATGAAGATGACGACGAGATACAGTACACTTTCCACGTTCTCTTGCCACCTTCGCCCGAGAATCCATCGCAGCCAACGCGGATCAACATTACCAAGAATTTGCACGAGGATGTGCTGATATCGAGTATTGCAAAGAAACTCGGAGTCAGTGCTGAAGATAGTTTGACTGTTGTGTTTGAGCCCCAGGCTGTGTTTCGCGTTCGCGCTGTACATCGATGTTCGAGCACCATGTCTGGTCACGCCAGTCCAATTTTGTGCTGCTCCTTCTCGCCCACAGGCCAGCTGCTAGCAACGGGCGCGGGCGACAGAACGTGCCGTTTGTGGGACATGGATGCAGAAATGCCGTTGCATACGCTCCATGGCCACGCGGGCTGGGTGCTCTGCGCAGAATGGGAAGGACGCGAACGCAGGCTGGCCACTGGCGGTATGGACGGCCAAGTGTGGGTGTGGGATGCGCTGAACCCATCTTTTCCCGGACGTAAAGGCTGGGGCGCGCGCTCTGGGAAACAGgtggacgaggagcgcgaatTCCAGGGCGAAAGTGGGCGCATGTCTGTTGCCGAacgtcgcgctgcacgtCATGCATCTCCTCCTGGCCacttgctgcgcggccaCACGAAATGGATCACGAGTCTTGCGTGGGAGCCGGTGCACAAAAAtgcacacgcgccgcgtcttgcgAGCTCGTCCAAAGACGGGACGGTGCGTGTATGGAACGTGGAGAAACGCATGGTCGATTTCGTGCTTGGCGGGCATACGGCAAGCGTCAATGCTGTGCGCTGGGGCGGCGAAGGTGCGCTGTATACTGCGTCGTCGGACCGCACCGTGAAAGTATGGAATGCGGACGATGGCCGCCTGATCCGTACGCTCAACGATCACGCCCATTGGGTCAATACACTCGCTATTTCTACGGACTATTACCTGCGCACAGGTCCGTACGACCCGCAAGATGTCTATGTAAAGGAAATGCTGGCGCGGCATAGAGCCCGACCCGAAGACAGCGCAGGAGCCGAGGCAGCGGACCGCGAAGAAGACCGCTTGGCACAGTCCTCAGCACTGCAGCGCTATTTGGATGCCACTGGCCATGAGACAAGGCCAGAGCTTGTGGTGAGTGGCTCTGACGACCATACCCTCTTCTTGTGGCCACCGCAGATTGGTggtgccgcgccgagcccaAAGAAGCCGCTTATGCGACTCACGGGCCACCAAAAAACGGTCAATCATGTGAGCTTCTCGCCCGACGGGCGGTTTATTGCGTCGGCCTCGTTTGACAATAGCGTCAAGCTGTGGGACGGGCGGACGGGCAAATTTGTTGCAAACTTGCGTGGGCACGTCGCGAGTGTTTACCGCCTTGCATGGAGCAGCGACAGTCGCATGCTCGTGAGCGCCTCGAAGGATTCCACATTGAAGCTGTGGAATTTGCGCACGTACAAGATTAGAATCGATCTTCCGGGCCATGACGACGAAGTGTACTGCGTCGATTTCGTTGCGGATAAGGTTGCAAGCGGAGGCCGCGACCGTACGGTGAAGATTTGGCGTCATTAG
- a CDS encoding uncharacterized protein (COG:S; EggNog:ENOG503P2J3): MPRLEVKVGPDRFHMEACRVNDFMHPHEINTEHFVGRVLVRIRDYPGARPGEPGYEYFVDRTRKFCIQIEGRFKQEWDGDDILFGTDFDMFVPFPRAPFNAGMHVARLIDPCTFYEEHPPSGRPYIMSPYAACMNAFCAWPTPKRMPDAVIVWHPTSADNAPMPKPQVLDGNEVDIVPMERLEHKQDTQEQKHGWFSSIASRFSHEERVTESYWRFVGFRSDKRVLAMLDTHEAEALLQPSVPASAPIKIVPAPVAPKPMRPAAMNTGPATSADADADASTRIFAPIPVRTGTPSVGSRVASKTTRMWHGIDKSMLTSLGSSSKPVGTVAKKHLARPDTPALPNFTESTVHADNWSDPILRNEHAEAVSEKMQRMHLEPPRRSNTMSADIEHMLGPWRFTDPATDMIEDNAFVFINESVSVPRRRKHFASVQSRLDFKYDPDVVYGASFFSNLMDFNTFDLSIGPVRINLQPFFRKMPIRYTLRSKVNEDITFCTISFQLVDD, from the coding sequence ATGCCACGCCTCGAAGTCAAAGTCGGCCCTGACCGCTTCCATATGGAGGCGTGCAGGGTCAATGACTTCATGCATCCCCATGAAATCAATACGGAACACTTTGTTGGCCGTGTTCTCGTCCGCATTCGCGACTATCCCGGCGCACGACCCGGTGAGCCAGGATACGAATATTTTGTGGaccgcacgcgcaaatTTTGCATCCAGATTGAAGGCAGGTTTAAGCAGGAATGGGACGGAGATGATATTCTATTTGGTACAGATTTTGACATGTTTGTCCCCTTTCCCCGCGCGCCTTTCAACGCTGGTATGCACGTCGCTCGACTTATCGACCCCTGCACGTTTTACGAAGAACATCCCCCTTCGGGTCGTCCATACATCATGTCGCCCTACGCTGCATGCATGAATGCATTTTGTGCATGGCCGACGCCCAAACGTATGCCGGACGCCGTGATTGTGTGGCATCCAACAAGTGCAGACAATGCGCCGATGCCCAAGCCCCAGGTGCTGGATGGCAACGAGGTGGATATTGTGCCCATGGAACGTCTCGAACACAAGCAGGACACTCAAGAGCAGAAACACGGGTGGTTTTCCTCCATCGCTTCGCGCTTCTCGCACGAAGAGCGCGTCACGGAGAGCTACTGGCGCTTTGTAGGATTCCGTTCGGACAAGAGGGTCCTTGCAATGCTCGATACGCACGAGGCTGAGGCACTGCTGCAGCCGTCCGTGccggcgagcgcgccgatcaAGATTGTTCCTGCGCCCGTCGCGCCCAAACCAATGCGTCCTGCGGCGATGAACACGGGCCCAGCTACGTCCGCAGACGCGGACGCGGATGCGTCTACTCGTATTTTCGCGCCTATCCCGGTGCGGACAGGCACTCCGTCTGTTGGAAGCCGCGTTGCGTCCAAGACCACACGCATGTGGCACGGTATTGACAAGAGTATGCTTACGAGTCTCGgctcgagcagcaagcCCGTGGGAACTGTAGCAAAAAAGCACCTTGCGCGCCCCGACACGCCTGCCTTGCCGAACTTTACCGAGAGTACCGTGCATGCTGACAACTGGTCAGATCCAATATTGCGAAACGAGCACGCGGAAGCTGTTTCGGAaaagatgcagcgcatgcatcTCGAGCCGCCGCGCAGGTCGAATACGATGAGCGCGGACATTGAGCACATGCTTGGCCCCTGGCGCTTCACCGACCCCGCGACAGACATGATCGAGGACAATGCGTTTGTGTTTATCAACGAGAGTGTCTCTGTCCCCCGTCGCCGCAAGCACTTTGCCAGTGTTCAAAGTCGCCTCGACTTCAAGTACGACCCCGACGTGGTCTACGGCGCCAGCTTTTTTTCCAACCTCATGGACTTTAACACGTTCGATCTTTCTATTGGCCCTGTGCGTATCAACCTCCAGCCTTTTTTCCGAAAAATGCCCATTCGGTATACGCTGCGGTCCAAGGTGAACGAAGATATCACATTCTGCACCATTTCGTTCCAATTAGTCGACGACTAA
- the SIR2 gene encoding NAD-dependent histone deacetylase sir2 (COG:B; COG:K; EggNog:ENOG503NU55) translates to MAADKAKVLEEILQLDDDYDSEELDRLEEEAEEEMEKEIKQEKEAVHEQEVADEALRANGADALPASPASTEDAGEESYGPLDPEHVAQVLSDLREHGMIACLQKHIVPNPFIVAPLLLSLGVMLPRAILNELQDDPYKGLSLLKLVLTRILRKRRKLAEYNTVEDVLALVRKSKRIVVLSGAGISVSCGIPDFRSKDGIYSILAQENQYELDDPSDMFDKEVFLRDPSMFYSFAHAIYPSHYEPSPSHRFIKLLEEKGKLLRMYSQNIDTLEQKAGIQRVLQCHGSFATATCTDPSCRYQVDGAAIREAILSKNVPQCPKCTARRAKRSKREAKRQKVARGWTAESASEGEEELAYGIMKPDITFFGEKLPDAFEHAVLADREEVDLIMVMGTSLKVAPVADLLSHLPPHIPTVLINRTPITHMALDVMLLGDADCVVAYLCDKLDWTLSHAPAPIPEPLRVASSHVHQFPGAEGGWYVEALLEEEDG, encoded by the exons ATGGCTGCAGACAAAGCCAAGGTGCTAGAAGAGATCTTGCAATTGGACGATGACTATGACTCAGAAGAACTTGATCGGCTAGAAGAAGAGGCTGAGGAGGAGATGGAGAAGGAGATAAAGCAAGAAAAAGAGGCGGTGCATGAGCAAGAGGTCGCCGACGAAGCGTTGCGTGCGAACGGTGCTGATGCATTGCCTGCGTCTCCTGCTAGTACAGAAGACGCAGGAGAGGAGTCGTACGGGCCGTTGGATCCAGAGCATGTTGCGCAAGTGCTTTCAGATTTGCGCGAGCATGGAATGATTGCATGTCTTCAAAAACACATTGTCCCAAATCCCTTCATcgtggcgccgctgctgctgtcTTTGGGCGTGATGTTG CCGAGAGCTATTCTGAACGAACTACAAGACGATCCCTACAAAGGGTTGTCACTGCTTAAATTGGTGCTCACACGCATCCTCcgcaagcgacgcaagctTGCAGAATACAACACTGTGGAAGATGTGCTGGCGCTTGTACGTAAAAGCAAGCGTATTGTTGTACTATCCGGCGCGGGCATTTCCGTCTCGTGTGGGATACCTGATTTTCGGTCCAAAGACGGCATCTATTCcattcttgcgcaagaGAATCAGTACGAACTAGACGATCCCAGCGATATGTTTGACAAAGAGGTATTCCTGCGCGACCCGTCCATGTTTTACTCTTTCGCACACGCCATCTACCCATCGCACTACGAGCCTTCTCCGTCGCACCGCTTCATCAAGCTTTTGGAAGAAAAAGGAAAGCTCTTGCGCATGTATTCACAGAATATTGATACCCTTGAGCAAAAAGCAGGAATTCAGCGCGTCCTCCAGTGCCATGGATCGTTTGCCacggcgacgtgcacgGACCCTTCGTGCAGATACCAGGTGGACGGGGCGGCCATCCGCGAAGCGATTCTTTCTAAGAATGTGCCGCAGTGCCCCAAGTGCACCGCACGACGAGCAaagcgctccaagcgcgaggcgaaGCGCCAAAAGGTTGCGCGAGGCTGGACCGCTGAGAGCGCGTCCGAGGGCGAAGAGGAACTCGCGTATGGGATTATGAAGCCAGATATTACTTTTTTCGGTGAAAAG CTCCCCGATGCGTTCGAGCACG CTGTGCTTGCTGACCGTGAGGAGGTGGATCTGATCATGGTAATGGGCACGTCGCTTAAAGTCGCGCCTGTGGCCGATCTTCTCTCACACCTTCCACCACACATCCCAACCGTGCTGATCAACCGCACGCCGATCACACACATGGCGCTGGACGTGATGCTTCTTGGCGATGCAGATTGTGTGGTGGCATATCTATGCGACAAGCTCGATTGGACCTTGTCccacgcgcctgcgcccATACCTGAGCCCCTGCGTGTGGCATCCAGCCATGTCCACCAGTTCCCTGGCGCAGAAGGCGGCTGGTACGTCGAAGCATTATTGGAGGAGGAAGATGGATAG
- the SQS1 gene encoding squalene synthetase-like protein (COG:S; EggNog:ENOG503NZPN), giving the protein MPVDLSLASLATGDFDFSKYGRHVGLGSKTRNAPREDGANTGNDRGRGRGRGRGRGRGRGGPLVAVGQTHVPYDYNSLPRKKSLRGAAHLVNDLKRAAQTDPEEAQRERVQDESADDDASDGDGDGDGDGDGDGDGDGDGDGDGDDDGDGDGDGDDDGDDDDDDDDDGDDEDEDDRSEEDLPIVPHKKYDIKTIEHCRKLEGLRLNEYNVVIGSKQYDFQGALRHVNPLRRPILFAAGTASHGKEADVLRHPDLQAAEECQGSKTEHVPEHIHSEPKPEHRTPPKPRPEAPSCSRPPADNAVLKKKSKARKKKPFARTDSDIEWGSDGPPVSNDQDAFMSFSNLGHILTAEHTHVSHEEAILRDWIENAMQLDNDTEDDQAQSDADGVERTDLVPPFTIPTVSNPNGHHTSLEDIAVDANLREQDAWMSDSDEEAASETTSASSDESDGDDALNEDFHAYFLDHVGQDTSPTGMLDADTAVLGLDGEELSDDQDSFLGNGKPSNSTSRLPALTPETPAFDPESLWAAELQEQWEKDRGSKSRKKAERRAAREHAALNPFPNTHGLSKRRKKKAGLEEKRAQRAQRKELLGGIAGPDAAWIADAVENESTEHVHISSFDTVVDLIEKFIPDDGKTTLAFPPMLKRDRALLHNFAGAYNLKSKSRGKGTQRSTIMYKTSRTTTSINRSRVNQLRKSVFGIISDEKFNSLGKACSNYDGRATRGATRIDMAPANREGAQVGSFAKRISEDNIGHRLLQSMGWITGTGLGQTSGIAEPVTAKIKMSKKGLGL; this is encoded by the coding sequence ATGCCGGTCGACTTGTCGCTAGCAAGTTTGGCGACGGGCGATTTTGATTTCAGCAAATACGGGCGGCATGTAGGACTGGGATCAAAAACGCGTaacgcaccgcgcgaaGACGGGGCCAATACCGGTAATGACCGTGGGCGCGGGCGCGGACGTGGGCGTGGGCGTGGGCGTGGGCGCGGAGGACCGTTGGTCGCTGTTGGCCAAACGCACGTCCCATATGACTACAATTCGCTTCCGCGTAAGAAATCTTTGCGTGGTGCTGCACACTTGGTGAATGATCtaaagcgcgcggcgcagacggATCCTGAAGAGGCGCAGAGGGAGCGTGTGCAAGATGAAAGTGCGGATGACGATGCCAgcgatggcgatggcgatggcgatggcgatggcgatggcgatggcgatggcgatggcgatggcgatggcgatggcgatgacgatggcgatggcgatggcgatggcgatgacgatggcgatgacgatgacgatgacgatgacgatggcgatgacgaagacgaagacgaTCGAAGCGAAGAAGATCTTCCAATTGTGCCACACAAAAAATACGACATAAAGACAATCGAGCACTGCCGAAAGCTTGAAGGTCTTCGGCTGAATGAGTACAATGTCGTGATCGGCAGCAAGCAATACGATTTTCAAGGGGCACTGCGCCACGTGAATCCCCTGCGAAGACCTATCCTTTTTGCTGCTGGCACCGCAAGCCATGGAAAAGAGGCAGATGTATTGCGCCATCCCGATTTGCAAGCCGCTGAAGAGTGTCAAGGATCGAAGACAGAGCATGTTCCTGAGCATATCCACTCTGAACCTAAACCAGAGCATCGTACCCCACCTAAGCCCCGTCCAGAAGCGCCAAGTTGTTCGCGCCCCCCCGCGGACAATGCCGTATTGAAGAAGAAaagcaaggcgcgcaagaaaaagCCATTTGCGCGCACCGACTCCGACATTGAATGGGGCAGTGACGGCCCTCCGGTGTCCAACGACCAAGATGCATTTATGTCCTTTAGCAACCTCGGCCATATATTGACCGCCGAGCATACACACGTATCGCACGAAGAGGCCATCCTGCGAGACTGGATTGAGAATGCGATGCAACTAGACAATGATACCGAAGATGATCAGGCGCAGAGCGATGCGGATGGTGTTGAGCGTACCGATCTTGTGCCACCCTTCACGATACCGACCGTTTCGAACCCGAATGGCCACCATACATCGCTAGAAGACATTGCAGTCGATGCAAACTTACGCGAACAGGATGCATGGATGTCGGACTCGGACGAAGAAGCAGCATCAGAAACCACCAGCGCGTCTTCGGACGAATCTGACGGGGATGATGCATTAAATGAAGACTTTCACGCCTACTTTCTCGATCATGTTGGGCAGGATACGTCCCCTACAGGAATGCTGGATGCGGATACAGCCGTACTAGGTTTGGACGGTGAGGAGCTGAGCGACGACCAAGACTCCTTTCTAGGCAACGGGAAACCATCCAACAGTACGTCACGTCTGCCTGCTCTAACGCCAGAAACGCCTGCGTTTGATCCAGAATCGCTTTGGGCAGCCGAGCTTCAAGAGCAATGGGAAAAAGACCGTGGGAGTAAGTCGCGCAAGAAAgccgagcgccgagcggcaAGAGAGCACGCGGCACTGAACCCTTTCCCCAACACACATGGCCTATCGAAGCGCCGGAAAAAGAAGGCGGGGCTGGAGGAAaagcgtgcacagcgcgcacagcgcaaggaaCTTTTGGGCGGCATTGCAGGCCCCGACGCTGCGTGGATTGCCGATGCTGTGGAAAACGAGTCTACAGAACATGTGCACATTTCCTCGTTCGACACGGTGGTGGATCTTATCGAGAAGTTTATTCCAGACGACGGCAAAACGACCCTCGCCTTCCCTCCTATGCTCAAACGTGATCGTGCGCTACTACATAATTTCGCGGGCGCATACAACCTCAAGTCCAAGAGCCGCGGCAAAGGCACGCAGCGGTCCACGATTATGTACAAGACCAGCCGCACCACAACGTCGATCAACCGATCGCGCGTCAACCAGCTCCGCAAGTCTGTCTTTGGAATTATCTCTGATGAAAAGTTCAATTCTTTGGGCAAAGCGTGCAGTAACTACGATGGCAGGGCCACGCGCGGAGCAACGCGTATCGACATGGCCCCAGCGAACCGCGAGGGCGCGCAAGTGGGCAGTTTCGCAAAGCGTATTAGTGAAGATAATATTGGCCACCGCCTCCTCCAGTCCATGGGCTGGATCACCGGCACGGGCCTGGGCCAAACCTCTGGGATTGCCGAGCCCGTCACAGCCAAGATCAAAATGTCCAAAAAAGGCTTGGGTCTTTAG